ATCCGTTACCTTCTTTGAAGAAGTAGACGGTCTGTATGGGCATCTCCCTTTGGAAGTTGTAGCCGTATCGGTCATCTCTGGAGTCATAGTTGCCTCTGTTGTTCTGGCCATAACGATCTCTTCGTCTGTCCTGGTCCCAGTCTTGATCCCACCGTCTGTCCTGGTTCCAGTCTTGATCCCACCGTCTGTCCCAGGCTTGTTCCAGCCTCTCTGCCATttccatcctcctctctgccagTCTCATACCCATttccatcctcctctctgccagTCTCATACCCAATTCCATCCCTCTTTCAGCAAATTCCTGCCCCATGTTCATTCCCTGCTCAGCAAAAGAGCCCCAGGAGGGTGAACGACTTTGTCTCCGCCGACCCCACTGCTGGTTCCACTGCTGGTTCCACTGCTGGCCTTGCTGGCTGTTGTAGCGGCGTCGCGTCAACCGCCAAGGACTGATGTAGATTCTGCCCGCCATGGCAGCATCCACTGGAGACCTGAGACCCTTCCAGTCCTTGTTAATGAAGTGGTGCTTACTATGATGCTGAGGCACTGCAGAAGATTAAAAATAAGTTAAACCACACGTATGTGTGACTCCTGTCTGCACAAATAGGTCTATAACTGCACAACTCAcagtcagagaagagctcgctGAAGAAACGCTCATAGTTGTTGTAGTACACATCAGTGTAGCGCCTGAAGGGAGTGGACGGAGAGCTCTCAGACATTTTGATGCACTCCTCGTGAGTTGGCTGGTGCAAAAACTCATACACATAATACTGGTCACCTGCAGAAAGGATGGTATGATGAGCCACTGATGTTCAGTACTACAGGAACAGCTGGAGATGTATGCAAACCAAAGGATTTGGCTGTACCTTTGAAAAAATAGACTTTCTCTTTGCCGTTGTGACTGTGGGCAGGAAGGGCAAACGCTGCATCCACATGATCGGGAATCCTGTCAAAGCCAACGCTGAGGTCTCGGGGATAGTCATCATCCAGCACGCCGTTGTCAAACCTCCAGTACTTGTTTCCCTACATGGGTAAATATCAAATTTGTAGTAGATtagcttttttaaaatacttttaaaccTAAACTATGACATAATGTTTCCAATATTGGCTTTGCCCTTTATAAGGCAGTcattgaaatacatggaaaTGGAAGATTTCAACCCTAGAGTGTTATTGGAGGACATTAAAAAAGCAAacttttttcaaagttttt
The genomic region above belongs to Oreochromis aureus strain Israel breed Guangdong linkage group 14, ZZ_aureus, whole genome shotgun sequence and contains:
- the vtna gene encoding vitronectin a; its protein translation is MDLWAVLLLTLLADTLASDESCLDRCENGFDALKNCQCDSMCKYYKSCCSDFESTCNMMTRGDTFQFAEDDYYDGQSESTPQPTRRSARKQLRPTQPHIPDFNPRAQERPETTLEMTRPTRLRVSNIPPTTAAHPDTHTLEDSITASAATEVTTVPATTATTVAPDPDAEACSGRPFDAFMQIKNGSIYAFRGEYFFELDQKAVLPGYPKLIKDVWGISGPIDAAFTRINCQGKTYIFKGNKYWRFDNGVLDDDYPRDLSVGFDRIPDHVDAAFALPAHSHNGKEKVYFFKGDQYYVYEFLHQPTHEECIKMSESSPSTPFRRYTDVYYNNYERFFSELFSDLPQHHSKHHFINKDWKGLRSPVDAAMAGRIYISPWRLTRRRYNSQQGQQWNQQWNQQWGRRRQSRSPSWGSFAEQGMNMGQEFAERGMELGMRLAERRMEMGMRLAERRMEMAERLEQAWDRRWDQDWNQDRRWDQDWDQDRRRDRYGQNNRGNYDSRDDRYGYNFQREMPIQTVYFFKEDKYYRVDLRTKRVDPAVPPYPRSIAKYWLGCSDPPGAEKK